DNA sequence from the Fusarium verticillioides 7600 chromosome 2, whole genome shotgun sequence genome:
CCCGTCGCGTACTACATCTTACATGGGTTTACGACTTCACGTCAATCTTCGGCGAGCCTGAATAGGcatgtcgttgatgagctcatGCTCCGCTGTCGGCTGGGACGGGATCTGGGGTATAGGCTATAGCGGGACAATATGTACTGACGAGACCCTAGTAGGGTAACGAAGAGTATCCCGACGAACAGCGCCAGAATCGTATCAAAGAAGAGACAAACTCTTGCGAAATGAAATCTTAGTTGAGGACTTGTTCTAAGTCCAGCTTTAGATTGCATCCTCttcgcttcatcttcagacaGGAGTGATTAATGACTGGTCAAGGTGGAAGCTTCGAGCTGCCGAGGCCGGTTTAAACCGTTATCGATACTCGGATAATCCAACAGCCGCCACCGAAAAATTCACTCGTTGCGCGATTCAAGGCCCGGTTGGCCGCAACCTTTTACAGCGGCCTCACATTTTTCAATTCCAAACCTCGCCGTAATCAGCCTCGTCCTCGAGCCCGAGCCCTCCCCCACCATCACCTCTTTAATACACATAATCAGCCATGGATCACGGACGAGACCCCTGTCCTTGGGTCATTCTCAATGACTTTGGTGGTGCCTTTTGTATGGGCGTAAGTTTAGCCCTTCATGCCATGGACGATCGATTACAGCGACAATTGCGATGAGCGTAAACCGGGACGCAGCTAACATTTGCCTCACTAGGCTATTGGCGGTACTATCTGGCACGGAATCAAGGGCTTCCGTAACTCTCCCTATGGCGAGCGACGCATTGGCGCCATCACAGCCATCAAGATGCGCGCCCCAGTTCTCGGTGGTAACTTTGGTGTCTGGGGTGGCCTCTTCTCAACGTTCGACTGCGCTGTGAAGGGTGTTCGCCAGAAGGAGGATCCTTACAACGCCATTATTGCTGGTTTCTTCACTGGTGGTTCTCTCGCTATTCGAGGTGGCTACAAGGCCGCCCGAAACGGTGCCATCGGCtgtgctgttcttcttgccgtCATCGAGGGTGTCGGTATTGGTTTCTCCAAGATGCTTGCTGGTAGCACCAAGTTagaagctcctcagcctccaccCCAGGAGGCTACTCTGTGAGCCAGCGTCTGACGAAACGAAATACTATGATCAATTAATGACGATCAAACACCCTTCGACTTCCCCCACTCTCAACTCCACCACGACGACCAACAAATTCTCCGGGTCGGGCTTTCGAAGAGCCATGCCCCTTGTATTTTAAGCACCAatatcaccatcaccacgaACAAAAATCTGGCAGACGTTTTAATCCTTTCAATTCGCATCGGGTCGGCGTTCCATGTATAATAGAACAAGATATCGGAAGGGTTTCGGGAAGGTGGAATCTGGTTTAGCGATGGAGTTGCCACACTTCTTGCGAATACAGACTAACTTATGTCTGATGAGGAAAAAGAGAGCGACTGTGTATGAAACCAAGCGACGGAGAGAGGCTTGGGAGTGCACGCGGATCCACAGGTCCAAGAGATATGGGAATCGGAAATTCTTGCTGCAGATATTTATGCTGCGTTTATTTATCGCGGATTGGGTACAGAACGAATATAAATGACATTCCTGTTCACTCTATGGGCACTCATTGCTTTCGCTTGTCTATAGGTCGCTCGACGGCTcattgctgaagatgctcaTTTGGGGCTTTCCCTCGTCATCAATCCAAGCTCGGAACATGCCTCCGCAATTGAAATCCATTAGGACTTCAGACCGAGTCTCGATGACTTGACCATGCGAATCACGAACGACAACActctcgatgccaatgatGCCGCCTTCACCCTCACCTGTCCCGGCGCCATCTATCACCCGCACTTCTTTCCAGCTCTCCGCCTGGGCCTGCAATATGGGTTACAGCCTTGGAACCTGACTCTGGTTTCCACCTCGCCATAGCTGCAAGGGTTCGTAGCGCATTTGTCCTCAGGAAGGAATCGCCGTTGCCAGTTCCAGAGCCACCAATGGATCTCGTGGTTAAGACTCGTTTACCTCTGAGCTTGAGGGGAGTATACATCACAGGAGTCGGAAAACAGTCTGCCAATGTTCCTCCCAGGACGTCGCTGAGCACCAGTGAGGGGCCCGACTCGGTCATGTCATTCTTCAAGCGATCCCACGTGGACGACCCGGTCGGATCACCGTCCTCGGTCCATTCCTCTGCCCAGAAGCCTGACCCAATTGTAGGCGTGTCACCAATCCGACCAGTGAGTTTGTTAGTCAAACCTCCTGTACTGGTTGCGGCGCAGATAAcaccatcttgatcaagcgCTACTGCTCCGCATGTCCCTTGAGGTAGATACTCAGTCGCACTCCAGGTTGCTTGCCCCTgacctttcttctctctatCAAGAGCCCTGATATGCTCATCCCAACGACGTTGGGTGAAGAAGTAACTAGGGTCGACAAGTTCTAGTCCGTACTGTTGCGCGAGTTGCTCGGCGGCCTTTCCATAGAGCTGTGTATGTCCCTGTGCGGATGGGACATCAAGATCGCCTGAGTTGACTCCTCGAGGATTCGCCTCCAGATCGTCTTCACCATGTTCCAGCATTGCCCGGGCTAGGAGGATGGGATTCTTCACATGGCGGAGACCCATGACACCGACACCTCGCTTCTTATAACCACGAGATACCATGACTGAGGCCTCTAGTTCAATAACTCCATCGCGAGTGAACACGGCGCCGTGTCCACTGTTGAATAGGGGATTGTTCTCCAGAAGACGGACTGCATAGGTTGCGACAACTAAAGCTGAAGGGAGCTTCTTGGATGACTTCTCTGAGACTACCTCATGACTTCTCATGTACTGGTCCGTTCTGGTGATCTAAACGACCAGTTAGATACTTGAGAATACGGGGCTACCGTGGTTGAACTCACAATATCAATAAGAGCTTTACGATAAGCCCGGAACTGTTCCGGCGGGTACGTATCGCGCTGGATATTACCTGCGCCTCCGTGAATGACCAGACGAGGCTTtagtcttggtgttgtttgttCTTGAACTCTGTactccatctttggtggtCATAACCAAGTTGTTGGAACTTAGAAACCAAGATAGTGAAATGTCAAGGGACGGACAACCTCCCCTCACTGATTGCTAAAGATGAGCATTGCGACATATACGGAGCCCCACTCGtgatcaagcccaagatggACTTATCCAGACAATAAGAGGAGTTGACATATTTTGAGAATAACATTGCCGCCTTTTCATTTAAAACATTATAGATAAGAGTTTCCAAGGGCATACGCCCATAATATTATACATGAATATTTCTTTAATCAACTCCCAGGGTTTGACACGAGTTTCACGCTGCCCTAATACCATGCAAATGCGTCAACATTCATAGGCTCTTTTTCAATCATATCGGAGTTAAATGTCCAAGATTATGAAATCCAATGGCAAGCAAACAGGAATTGCGATGTTATGCCTGGGCCAGTACAATAGATGACTTAACTGCTCTGTCTATATCCTTTGGTCGTAAGCCTGGCGTGCGACCTAAACAGACTGCCCTGCTTGTCATTTCTATACTTCATTAGTTACTGGCTTCATAACAcaagttgaaggagctcaCCTGCTACTAGTCGATTCACATCCATCGTCACTTTTGTCTTCATCCAACTGGCATCTGTGGCCCAATCTCGAGGGAAATATGATGAATCCATGAGAGATCCCATCCCTGCACCAAACTGCCCAGGATCGGTTGCCTCAACTGTTGGCATAATGTTGACGAAGTCTACGCCCATTGCAGGTGCCATGAGAGAAGCTTGTGTCATTGACGCTGTGGTGGTAGCGAGGGTGGTAGGTATCGTACTTTGCCACATACTCGATATGTCACTTGTGGCTTGCTGAGACGGCATATAATGCGTCTGGCTTGACGCAGGGGGTTGCTGCGTtccgaagaagctgctgctcgtTCCTAAGCCCGAAAGGTCTGGAGTTTCGTCAAACGAGCCCATATCAAtttcagcatcaacaaaatCCACGTTAGCAGGTATCACGATACCCCGTTGACGTAGATATGTTTCCacctcatctgcatcaaagAAGTCCCCTTCAAATCCCTGGTACATCATTCGCATGCGTTTGTCGACGTGGTCACCTTTGGTCGCTTCAACGTCTTGGTTAAAAGGGCCCATTGAAAACCCAGTCATCTCCTGTGGCTTCAGTTGCTGTGCCAGCCCTTGATTTCCTAACGGTATCGCGTTCCCATTGGCTCCTGTTGCAGTATTTACTCCGGCTTCTCCATTGTTTGGGAAGAAAGTCCCAGCACCACCCAGGTTTGTGAAAGGGTACCTCCAGACAAACATTGATTCCTGGCTCACTCTGGCCAATGTGCTAGATATGCGGCGAATGATAGACTCCCTGGGTTCGAAGAGTAGGCAAAATCCAAAGACCTCAGCATATCGATGAGGAGGTGGATTGGCCATCGATGCCAACCTCAGACCAGCCTCCAAAGTTGCTCTCTGAAGGCGGCGACCAAAACTCCGTTCTTGGGGCGCATATGTGGCTGGCGAATGGACATTGGGAAAGGGTGATCGAAGGAAGGGATTTTGCTCGAAACTGATTGTCGTTTGCGTGTCGTAAACAGGGAAACTTGCATTATCTGTAGTTGGCATTGTGATAATTTCGTAAGGCAGGTTCAAGGGAGGCGTAGCCTGTTGCCGTATAGTGGGATACGGTCTTCGTGGAGTAGACAGGCTCTTCTCTTGAGGAGCGCTAAAACCAGGTGGGTTCTGTAACATGAATTCACCACTAGTGCTGGAGTCGGAGCCAGATGGGTGCCGTCCTGGGGGCTGTGACACAACTTGCTCTTGTGCTTGCGCAGAGGCTGGAGTATCTTCGATGCCATCGCGGTTTGAATCATCGGCGGATTTCCTTGTGAGTGAGAGAAACTTGCGGGTTGTATCATTGAGACGTCTTGCAACTTCAGGTGCACCTTCCAGCATTCCCTGGGAAAGAACAAAGTCAAAAAAGTTCATGAACTCTTTGCTCATGTTTTCAttggcatcttcaagatccttgacttTGTCCTCAAGGGTCGTAATGGCAGTATCCTTGCGATTACGATAGGCTCTTTGAGCCAGTCGAATCTGCGTTCGACGACGCTGTGAAGATTGTCAATCAGAATGAGATCAGGCTGAGTGAAGGGTTTGACTCATCGACTGAACTCACATCTTGAGCCGTCTCATCTCTGGTGTCAAGGCGTGGACGGCCTCTTGATCGCTTCTTATTCCGTTCCTCTTCGTTTTCTTCAGAAGCCTTAGATCGCTTCCGCGTTGACAGCGACTCAGGAGCGGTCTGAGGTTCTTCAAGCATGGTGATTGCTTGTTAAGTGAGGGCCTTGTGACCTAAAGTGGAGGGTGTACTGAACGATGAAGTCCGTGGAGGAGAGCCTCAGGGACACGGTCAATATAGATCATGTGATGATCAGCTGTAGTCACAAGCGGTTCGAGTTTATGAGTCTATTGGTATGTGTTAAGAGTAACTGCCGGGACAACGACTGTATGGCTCGTTGAAGCCGGATGAAAATCGGAGCTCCGCCGATTGTGCTCCGTATGCCGGGTTGGGGATCTGCGGAGGGTACGGAGGGTACGGAGCAAAGGCGAGGATGATACCTAGATGAAGGCGGAATGATAGGGTCAGAGACgtgagatgatgttggggttggtggTGAAGGGGAAAGAGGGCTGTGCATCGGCTAGGATCTCAAATGCCGATCGATGTCTGCTTATCGACTAGCGTCAGAAATTTGATGATCAATCAAGATAGGCACTACCTTACGGAGTACATTCAGGAACAGGAAACCCAGGCTTTGAAACTGCTCGTTGTCTTTATCGGGATATCTTGCAATTGCTTGTGTTGAGAGTGCAAGTATTTCAATGTTACACAAGTCATTGTTGACTGTTCTACCCTCCCAAAACCATCTATGAGATGCAGATATCTATATGCACCAAGACATCAAGCATGAGAGGGGCTTGGCCATTGCTCAGCCTTAAATGGTTAGTGAGTTCCAGCGGATCGGAGCGACGTTTGACCCACTGAAGAGGCAGCGTCCAAAGCGGGGGATGAATTTGGGCGGGACCAAAAGTTGATATGTAAATgcaagacagagagacaGCAAACCATTGCTTGAACCAACTGTTTCCAGCCTAAGGCGTGCAGCAGGATCAAAGTAAACCAAGATGTTTTCGCTCGTCCACTTATGCATATATAATATTCCCGCAGAAGAAGTTTGCGTACAATCGATCCAATTAGCAGCTGTTCAACCCTCAAAGACCTCCTGCTTCAGGGTAGTCCTAAATGGGTCAGCTTTGCGCTGGACGCACTTAGGTAGGCCACCAAAATGTCACTGCCACTTTCGCGACAGGGGCCTGGAACTCCTACCCACCCACAAACGGCTTCATTATTCTGTCGTTTCATAAGctcttcattcattcatcctcacgccagcatcttcagcacaTGCGCCTGGTTTACTCTCTTTGCTCCAGAAAAATCAAACCCGTCAATCGTTGTTGACCCTATAACTAACAAAGATATCGGGCTTTGTCGCACTATGGCTTCTATTTTACTTTGACGGCGCTATCATTTCGCGAAGTACCACCGCACCCCCGACGACGTCTGCTTTACCTTGAGCGCCCCTCAGCATGGGCGACTGGGCCCGGGGATGGACCAGAGTCGGACAAACAGGTCCGACCCAGCACTATGGTCGTGTATGGGAGGCCGAGCGCGAGCTCCAGGAACTTAGCATTATAGAAAGCTggaatgatgatgataattgGCCCGGCATGTAAGCTATTCATAAACGATGAGCTGCACACACCTTTGATGCTGACATTGGTTGCGCAGAAACAAACCGCTCTTCAATGGCCCCGATGCGAAGCGCTTTGATACAAAACTTGCTAAACTTGAAGATTTGGGATATGGCGCATTCGGTCGCGTTGAGAAGGTCTCATACGggtctgtctgtcttgcCCGTAAAAGGATCCCACGCTGACGCGGATTTACTATCGACGATCTGCGCAAGGAGAGCTTGACTATGCAGAAACTCGACCATCGCCATGTCGTCAAATTGGTTGCCACATACGCACCTCGAACCCACGAATTATGCCTGCTCATCTGGCCTGCTGCCGTCTGTAATTTGAGCACTCTCCTCGAAGACTTGGAATACCTACGCatgggagaaggagatcgtGAAGATATCCTCGAGAGGCTAGATACCTTAGACATCAAGGATTTAAGTGCCATAGAGCAATCATCTGAagaccagcttcttcactcaacaacaaaatgcCCACTCGAATTCTTGCGCAATACAATAGGTTGCATTGCCCGCGCATTGGCCTATTGCCACCAGAATGATGTAAGgcatctcgacatcaagcCATCTAATATACTGCTCAAGGCAGACCGAGTCTACCTTGCTGATTTTGGCGTCTCGAGAGATGTTAGTGGACAGGATCAAACTATGACAGAGGGAGTACCGGGGACTGAGAGATGGCGAGCCCCCGAATTGTATGCCAACAACGGTTCCAGCATGCAGTTGTCAGATATCTACTCACTTGGTTTAGTGTTTCTAAATGTTGCAACCGTTCTGTATAATGTTCGGTTAGCCGAGTTTGACGAAGCGTTAAGATACCCATCTAGGAATACTCAGGAAGAACAGCTTCGTGAGCGAGAGCAAAAGCTGAATGCTCATTTGGAAAAGCTTACCTCTCATGCCTTGGTCACTCCCCCTTTTATGTTTACCTACGAGGGCCAAGAAACAGTTCGTCCCCGGCCAGTTGTCAACTTGATTGCTCGAATGATCACGCCAAACCCCAAAAACCGATTACACGCATACAAAATTGATGACAAACTTTCCATGCTCGGAGGAATTCATCAAATTTATCATGGAGAGTGTTGTAAAAGGCCAATCTCGTGGGTCGAAGACAAGTgggacaagaagctcacgGCATTGACGAGCCTTCGGAAAGAAAACGATCGCTTGAAACAAAAGGTTGCTGAGCTCGAAGGACGAGACAGAACATACGAGTCTCGAGTCCAGCGCGAGGTTGATGAACATAAACAGGCTGTGGTCATGCTTCAAGAGAAGCTAAAGGATATGGAGGATAGGTGTCATACGTTAGAGGCAGATAATGCCAAAAGGAGGAGTAGCACGAGTAAGCCTCCGAGCAAAATGGCGATGCCGCGACCCTATCGAAGCAGCACAACGAATCTTGAATATGGGCCTGGGCTTGAATCGTCACCAAAATCGAAGTCGACACCGGTTACGCCAGCGGCAAGGCCATCCTTTCAGCCGTGGTCTCGGTCTTATCAACGTCTCCCTCCAGAACAGAGAGCCTCACCACTACAACGACAGGCCGTCTCACCGCGACCCCCGAATGACATAACCCCCAGAGGTTCAATCGAATTCCCGACCTCGAGATCGCCAAGTTTCACCAATATTTCGGGTTATACTTTGCGCTCGCGTGGATCTGGCTCGAAGCTCCCCTTGCCGGTTACACCGTCTCGAAGTGAAACGCCGAATCTCAATCGTGACCAAAGCCTCACGGATAGCAGCATGTCCTCATCAGTATTCTCTCGACACAGCATCGAGACAAATCCAACACCTCTGCAAAGCAGCCCAGCCCTGGACCGCAACCCGCTTCCTATGGACTCTGCAAAAGGACCTCAATGGGGCCAATTGTCCAGACAGCCCGATCAACCCGATGCGAGAGCGGTGACCCCTGAACCCCGGCCAGCGCCGTCAGAGTCGAGCAGCCCTGCCTTCTCAATGCCATTTTCTACTATGTCATCCCCGAGAACTCTTCGGTCCGACCTCGCAAGCATCGACGGCGATCAGACACGCCGACCATCTGTGCCCTCACTCCAATCGTTAAAGAGCTGGGCTGAAGTCGCAAACGAAGGGAAAAAGACGCTGAAGATGATTACTCGACCACGCGCGCATTCGAATAGGTCTAATAGACAGCTGGAGGCAGAATCTGTCTCAGAACATGTATCATGACAAAACGACGACGTTGATGAATGATGTGGATGTTTTGGGCATACGATTTTGGGAATTTTGTGCATTTCAAGTTACGATCTACACAGCATTTGCAGCCAAAAGCTGAATACAAAGGGTATCATATCCCATCTACCTCTAATATTGTACATGTCTATGTCCTTTCCAATTCCACTATAAATGACAGAACCTGGGTATAACTGAAGAAGATTACCGACCCTTCTATTGGCCACCTCTTCGCATGGTCGCAATTTGACTGAAGAATTGAGCTTCTTTATCAGATTCCACCGCTCCTAACAGAGaattctctttcttggccaGCCCTTGCCTCTTTGCCCACGAGACACGTCTACCACTATTGTCCACACTGACTCCATACTTCCTGGCATATTCATCTTCCAACCTTTGTGCCCTTGCGACCCATTGTTCAGACAAGAACGGGTCTTCAAATGAATTGTTTTTCGTTCGTTCCATTTCGGCCTGCTTTTGGCGATATTCTGTTAGGATTGTATCCAAAGTCTCCTTTGCTACTTTAGGATCAATTGGCTTCGAGCCgctcttcctttcttccttGGCCAGTGCAAGTTCTTGTTCAATAAGACTGCTCACTGCTTTAGCGCGAGCCGTCTGGTCGTTTGTGATCTTCATTAGTTTTTGGTCCAACCAAGCTTTTGTCAGAGTCGCAGTGAAGTGATATGAAGCTAGTGGCCCATCCCGTACAACTTCATCCCCAAAGCCTTCCTTAAGTAGCAATTTGTCCATCATGGCGTCCCAACGATCATCTAATTGAGCCCTCGGCATATCATTATTGGAAACTCTCAGAAGAGTTCTAACAGACCGTCGAAATATGGCTGTCTTTCTACTAATTGCCCGCGAGAACACCCTCGGCTGTGGTTTCTTAATTCGAACGAACGACAGCAACTCAGCAGTGTTACCAGTAACTGGCACCTTCCTCTCGCCTACAAATGCTGTTTTTGGAAGAGGGCGGATAGATGGTTCGTATTTAACAGGCTCATTAGGGGCAGAGACTTTGGTGAAGAGTGGAGGATTGAGCCGTTGCTTCGAACGGGGCGGCTTTTTGTAGGAGGGGGCTTCTAGACGCGATAGATTGGCCGTCAAGTTGCGTTTGCGAAGATGTCGAAGTATCTCAGAGTGCTCGGGCGACTTTGTATCTCGTCCTTTCGTTAATAAAGTAAGAAACTGAACATAGTATTAGACCGTGTAGACCGAATCCTGTCCAAACCTCAAACCTTGTATCCTGCAGCCATTGAGTCGTAAAGAAGCCTGAAGCTGGTGAGTGGCTTATTTTTGGCGAATCTCTCTCTCACTATTCTTGTCAAAGGGTGTTTGCGTCCACCAGAATGGAGATGAGGTGGTAAGGGCACATTGGATGCTGTTTTCAAGAGTGCTCGATAGAGTGCCAATGCGGCGACTCTATGCCGCGAACTGCGCGACGCGACAAAGTGTTGGCGAATCATGTCATCTGCGGTTTGTGTGGGTATGTGCACATGGAGATTACCGGTATCATTGAAGCatattggtgttgatgcATGCGATTAAATGGTGGTGAAAGCTTGAACATAGTGGGGGAATTTTACAGGTTAGCGGCTCGATGACTAAGGACTACCCCGGATTTTGAAGATCTATGGGAGTTGAAACGGCCATCACGAAGGGACTATTCCCGATGTATGTGTGAATGCCGAATTTAAGGCACTCGGGATTAAAACATGGCAATTTGCAGTCCTCACTTCGGAACTCGTTACCTCAGCTGTTTTACCCACAGATAATGTGTGTGCTTCTTTGAGCTGGCAATCCAGATCAGAGAAGAATGCGATGCGTACTGGAAGTTGCTAAGATAAGGTATCTTGTTAACTAACCTTCGCGTATCGTGTTAGCCAAGGTCACAATGCTATTGGTCAGCAATTTATCTCCCATCTTCAGGACTTGATATCAATGGCAAGAAGCGACGATGCTCAGCAAACAAGTAcattttgttgttgatcaaCTTGCTCGGAAATCCAAAGGACAGCCGACAACTTTAGGGAACCTTTACGTATGCATTCTAACATCGACAAATGCTAGAATAAGGGGCCGAAACTCAAATCTGGGTTGGAGTCCTGATTCTGATGGCGTTCAGGCTTTTCGTGTCTTTGGCATATATTCAGTTATTAAGGTTTGGCGTTCGTCGCCAGTTTACGAAAGCTAGATGACACCCATTCAAACAATTCATGCCACATCATGGCACATATAAGTAGCCTAATACGAGCTAAAGTATGAGTAGGGCTGCATTTGCTGACTGGAGGGTTGAGCCGCATGTTACGAACCATCCTATCAGAACAGCATGATTTGAGCAGCTGACGATGTTTTCAAGCTTGAAATGCAAATCTCAGTTCATGGCTGCCCATCCTTGTCCCGAGGCTCCCGTGAAGATGATCACTAACCCACACCGGCGAGCTGATCAATATTTTCGTAGTCTCGATAATCAGTACCGAGACATCCGAAACGTCTGGACGGATCGGACAAGCAAAAATTGCCGATTTCCGAGACGTTGCCCAGCATTGATTGATCTGAGATATGCAGCCGCGCGCTTGAATGATGGATCGGGGCAAGGGATCCGTCAGAAAATTTGTGATAAGTGAGATGgttttgagtttgtggtGTTTCAGTAAGCTATCATCACCCTGACGTTGGACTGGATGTGGCAAAGTACCTGTACCTTGAGGACGAGAATAGTGTT
Encoded proteins:
- a CDS encoding mitochondrial import inner membrane translocase subunit tim-17 (At least one base has a quality score < 10); amino-acid sequence: MDHGRDPCPWVILNDFGGAFCMGAIGGTIWHGIKGFRNSPYGERRIGAITAIKMRAPVLGGNFGVWGGLFSTFDCAVKGVRQKEDPYNAIIAGFFTGGSLAIRGGYKAARNGAIGCAVLLAVIEGVGIGFSKMLAGSTKLEAPQPPPQEATL
- a CDS encoding L-asparaginase (At least one base has a quality score < 10) codes for the protein MEYRVQEQTTPRLKPRLVIHGGAGNIQRDTYPPEQFRAYRKALIDIITRTDQYMRSHEVVSEKSSKKLPSALVVATYAVRLLENNPLFNSGHGAVFTRDGVIELEASVMVSRGYKKRGVGVMGLRHVKNPILLARAMLEHGEDDLEANPRGVNSGDLDVPSAQGHTQLYGKAAEQLAQQYGLELVDPSYFFTQRRWDEHIRALDREKKGQGQATWSATEYLPQGTCGAVALDQDGVICAATSTGGLTNKLTGRIGDTPTIGSGFWAEEWTEDGDPTGSSTWDRLKNDMTESGPSLVLSDVLGGTLADCFPTPVMYTPLKLRGKRVLTTRSIGGSGTGNGDSFLRTNALRTLAAMARWKPESGSKAVTHIAGPGGELERSAGDRWRRDR
- a CDS encoding serine/threonine protein kinase; translated protein: MQKLDHRHVVKLVATYAPRTHELCLLIWPAAVCNLSTLLEDLEYLRMGEGDREDILERLDTLDIKDLSAIEQSSEDQLLHSTTKCPLEFLRNTIGCIARALAYCHQNDVRHLDIKPSNILLKADRVYLADFGVSRDVSGQDQTMTEGVPGTERWRAPELYANNGSSMQLSDIYSLGLVFLNVATVLYNVRLAEFDEALRYPSRNTQEEQLREREQKLNAHLEKLTSHALVTPPFMFTYEGQETVRPRPVVNLIARMITPNPKNRLHAYKIDDKLSMLGGIHQIYHGECCKRPISWVEDKWDKKLTALTSLRKENDRLKQKVAELEGRDRTYESRVQREVDEHKQAVVMLQEKLKDMEDRCHTLEADNAKRRSSTSKPPSKMAMPRPYRSSTTNLEYGPGLESSPKSKSTPVTPAARPSFQPWSRSYQRLPPEQRASPLQRQAVSPRPPNDITPRGSIEFPTSRSPSFTNISGYTLRSRGSGSKLPLPVTPSRSETPNLNRDQSLTDSSMSSSVFSRHSIETNPTPLQSSPALDRNPLPMDSAKGPQWGQLSRQPDQPDARAVTPEPRPAPSESSSPAFSMPFSTMSSPRTLRSDLASIDGDQTRRPSVPSLQSLKSWAEVANEGKKTLKMITRPRAHSNRSNRQLEAESVSEHVS